One halophilic archaeon DL31 genomic region harbors:
- a CDS encoding helicase domain-containing protein (PFAM: DNA/RNA helicase, C-terminal~KEGG: sfu:Sfum_3760 helicase domain-containing protein) produces the protein MSTGNTAGTEPLADDERIARHLRETVLKQARGDIDERVQRDFPSERFFAGALAPESEDQLDDPDDDLQSKMEPTGLGATVRVRGGTEGDELTLSVNASVWVRVNPNYEEMVNRDSFVALGDRDEDDEGDSLLPAFERIQLDVPQIEIPATELQTPSQTTPEVVQERAREAFQTAFEDAHEYAREHYDLYVETEDDDTVPTAALEDEASFDGYLAERAAEGSPILPDWHANLTLDVMADEENGEDSTIVEFEISNEAIQSRDDAIYTIRDPTLFEVGLELETAGDLEFVPFTFDPLPEDFRYNRDLWGHGRNCTVTAPDRNDQQVNEEGIPPGRRAPDAAPTATRLETQFIPEYRQLVYESADRDVDAEFEALSDLEDGGLETLDDIAAEMRQYLRKEYDDALEQYREREDWDDDPETGDLADFNDDRDAFEREIKRFERGIECLRQHPETVGRAFEMMNEAMDRMHEFPGWRLFQLVFIVMQVPDVASREYDEWVDVDWRDGTTDDRAENADSALDIVDVLWFPTGGGKTEAFLGVAVWSMFFDRLRGKDFGVTAWTKFPLRLLSLQQFQRMTETVMYADLVRREQSDIGSHPSRPFSMGYLVGKANTPNALTGYDNNNHQRYQGPGGESLRKEAKVVPSCPACGADVEVQITEDDYRLTHCCTGSNFDCEWQSRSLGSSETYAEEELPVHVVDNELYRYAPTILAGTIDKITAIGYQRKFAHLITGEMDLECPIHGFASLDECTEKYGCPIDKEDFSDMARPVEPYDPAPSLMVPDELHLLEESMGSFDGHYETGVAQLQELVEAGTTKVIAPTATITGFEDQVHNLFMRPAERFPSPGPYLRENFYAQERAESQRYYIGLVPHGKTHINSIIDLLFYYHREVQNLFREALNNPSEVLAGAALKGTDTPAPLEADSIDEVLAILSYYSTSITYLLSKKDGDRLDQSIVSQLDTYLQNDGRPPLASERMTGGTGFETIMEVLDIVEDPWDEEADKKILKRLIDRGVLEEEISDSVLSLRNTLEASLDEENEVVDSDQFEGERARADDAEREALAWLLASRLNTITATNMIAHGVDVDRFNMMTFFGMPRGTAEYIQASSRAGRSRPGLVFNVAHPIRERDLSHYHFFEKYHAFLDRLVEPVPINRFAKNSVKQTHPGLFMGLLLNHYMYREGVGNLYFGDNAEDFASSVDEENLGQQMLEMFGDPEDHEEFRGDIEDLTRDALSQLRLDDDQWTSSRIKRSPMRSLRDVDEQLPIRSEYRYREIFETMDNR, from the coding sequence ATGTCAACAGGCAACACTGCCGGGACTGAACCCTTGGCCGACGACGAACGCATTGCCCGGCACCTCCGCGAGACGGTGCTGAAACAGGCTCGTGGCGACATTGACGAACGGGTCCAGCGGGACTTTCCCAGCGAGCGGTTCTTCGCAGGCGCGCTGGCGCCTGAAAGCGAGGATCAGCTCGACGACCCGGACGACGATCTACAGTCGAAAATGGAGCCGACCGGCCTCGGCGCCACCGTCCGCGTACGAGGCGGAACCGAAGGTGACGAACTGACCCTTTCGGTCAACGCGAGCGTCTGGGTCCGCGTCAACCCCAATTACGAGGAGATGGTCAATCGGGATTCCTTCGTCGCGCTGGGCGACCGCGATGAAGACGACGAGGGTGACAGTCTGCTCCCCGCGTTCGAGCGGATCCAGCTTGACGTCCCCCAGATCGAGATTCCCGCAACCGAACTCCAGACACCGAGTCAGACGACCCCTGAGGTCGTACAGGAACGTGCCCGGGAGGCGTTCCAGACCGCGTTCGAAGACGCACACGAGTACGCTCGTGAGCACTACGACCTCTACGTCGAGACGGAAGACGACGACACCGTTCCCACAGCTGCACTGGAAGACGAAGCGAGCTTCGACGGGTATCTCGCCGAACGGGCTGCCGAGGGGTCGCCGATTCTCCCTGACTGGCACGCGAACCTCACCCTCGACGTGATGGCCGACGAGGAGAACGGTGAGGACAGCACCATCGTCGAGTTCGAAATCTCGAACGAGGCGATCCAGTCCCGCGACGACGCGATCTACACGATTCGGGACCCGACCCTGTTCGAGGTCGGACTCGAACTGGAGACTGCGGGTGACCTGGAGTTCGTCCCCTTCACCTTCGACCCGCTCCCAGAGGATTTCCGGTACAACCGCGACCTCTGGGGGCACGGTCGGAACTGCACCGTCACCGCTCCCGACCGCAACGACCAGCAGGTGAACGAGGAGGGCATCCCGCCCGGCCGCCGTGCACCGGATGCGGCGCCGACGGCAACCCGGCTCGAGACCCAGTTCATCCCCGAGTACCGCCAGCTCGTCTACGAGTCGGCAGACCGCGACGTCGACGCGGAATTTGAGGCGCTTTCTGACCTCGAAGACGGTGGGCTGGAGACCCTCGACGACATCGCTGCCGAGATGCGGCAGTATCTCCGAAAAGAGTACGACGACGCACTCGAGCAGTACCGCGAGCGCGAAGACTGGGACGACGACCCTGAGACGGGTGACCTGGCGGACTTCAACGACGACCGTGATGCGTTCGAGCGCGAGATCAAGCGCTTCGAGCGCGGCATCGAGTGCCTCCGTCAGCATCCTGAGACGGTTGGTCGTGCGTTCGAGATGATGAACGAGGCGATGGACCGGATGCACGAATTCCCCGGCTGGCGCCTCTTCCAGCTTGTGTTCATCGTCATGCAGGTCCCCGATGTTGCGAGTCGTGAGTACGATGAGTGGGTCGACGTCGACTGGCGCGACGGCACCACTGATGACCGCGCAGAGAACGCCGACTCAGCACTCGACATCGTCGACGTGCTCTGGTTCCCAACGGGGGGTGGCAAGACGGAGGCATTCCTCGGTGTTGCAGTCTGGAGTATGTTCTTCGACCGCCTTCGCGGGAAGGACTTCGGGGTCACTGCTTGGACGAAATTCCCGCTCCGACTCCTCTCACTCCAGCAGTTCCAGCGAATGACAGAGACGGTGATGTACGCTGACCTCGTCCGGCGCGAGCAGTCCGACATCGGCTCTCACCCCTCTCGCCCGTTCTCCATGGGCTACCTCGTTGGAAAGGCGAACACACCGAACGCCCTCACTGGCTACGACAACAACAACCACCAACGGTATCAGGGACCTGGTGGTGAGAGTCTCCGCAAAGAGGCCAAGGTCGTTCCAAGCTGTCCGGCCTGTGGCGCGGACGTCGAGGTGCAGATTACCGAAGACGACTACCGGCTAACCCACTGCTGTACTGGCAGTAACTTTGACTGCGAGTGGCAGTCGCGCTCGCTCGGCTCTAGCGAGACCTACGCTGAGGAGGAGCTCCCAGTCCATGTTGTCGACAACGAGCTCTACCGGTACGCGCCGACGATTCTCGCAGGGACCATCGACAAGATCACTGCGATCGGCTATCAGCGGAAGTTCGCCCACCTCATCACGGGCGAGATGGATCTGGAGTGCCCGATTCACGGGTTCGCCAGCCTAGACGAGTGCACTGAAAAGTACGGTTGCCCGATCGACAAGGAGGATTTCAGCGACATGGCCCGCCCGGTCGAGCCGTATGACCCGGCGCCGTCGCTGATGGTTCCAGACGAGCTCCACCTGCTCGAGGAGAGCATGGGGAGCTTCGATGGCCACTACGAGACCGGCGTCGCCCAGCTTCAGGAGCTCGTCGAGGCCGGGACGACGAAGGTCATCGCGCCGACGGCGACGATCACGGGGTTCGAAGACCAGGTCCATAACCTGTTCATGCGCCCTGCAGAGCGCTTCCCCTCACCGGGTCCGTACCTGCGCGAGAACTTCTACGCACAGGAGCGTGCAGAGAGTCAGCGGTACTACATCGGGCTGGTTCCGCACGGCAAGACCCACATCAACTCCATCATCGACCTCCTGTTCTACTATCACAGAGAGGTCCAGAACCTGTTCCGTGAGGCACTGAACAACCCGAGTGAGGTGCTGGCCGGGGCCGCACTCAAGGGGACGGATACGCCGGCACCGCTCGAGGCCGACTCGATCGATGAGGTGCTGGCAATCCTCAGTTACTACAGCACCAGCATCACCTATCTGCTGTCGAAGAAAGACGGCGACCGCCTCGACCAGTCCATCGTCTCCCAGCTCGACACCTACCTCCAGAACGATGGCCGCCCGCCGCTGGCTTCAGAGCGGATGACCGGGGGCACCGGTTTCGAGACCATCATGGAGGTCCTCGATATCGTCGAGGACCCGTGGGACGAAGAGGCAGACAAGAAGATCCTCAAACGGCTAATCGACCGTGGTGTGCTCGAGGAGGAGATTTCGGATTCGGTTCTGTCGCTCCGGAACACCCTCGAGGCTAGCCTAGACGAGGAGAACGAGGTCGTCGATAGTGACCAGTTCGAGGGCGAGCGGGCCCGTGCTGACGATGCGGAACGCGAAGCGCTTGCCTGGCTACTGGCGAGCCGACTCAATACCATCACTGCGACGAACATGATCGCCCACGGGGTCGACGTCGACCGGTTCAACATGATGACGTTCTTCGGGATGCCCCGCGGGACCGCCGAATACATCCAGGCGAGTTCTCGAGCCGGTCGATCGCGTCCTGGACTCGTGTTCAATGTGGCCCACCCCATCCGGGAACGGGACCTGAGTCACTACCACTTCTTTGAGAAGTACCACGCGTTCCTCGACCGGCTGGTTGAGCCAGTGCCAATCAATCGCTTTGCGAAAAACAGCGTCAAGCAGACCCATCCGGGGCTGTTCATGGGTCTCCTGCTCAACCACTACATGTATCGCGAGGGTGTTGGGAACCTCTACTTCGGTGACAACGCCGAGGATTTCGCCAGCTCTGTCGACGAGGAGAATCTCGGCCAACAGATGCTGGAGATGTTTGGCGACCCTGAGGACCACGAGGAATTCCGAGGCGATATCGAGGACCTCACCCGGGACGCCCTCTCCCAGCTCCGGCTCGACGATGACCAGTGGACGAGCAGCCGCATCAAGCGCTCGCCGATGCGGAGTCTCCGTGACGTCGACGAACAACTGCCCATCCGATCCGAGTACCGCTACCGAGAGATATTCGAGACCATGGACAACCGGTGA
- a CDS encoding hypothetical protein (KEGG: ote:Oter_1185 hypothetical protein) codes for MSMQRSRHQILYQFLPGNTFDYSDKRGIWQVNRLETNDASGQVDREYIVDRVFARAKNWDGGEEGFTSSKSGHYDFAAPEEVRARPFPTTFYCTSCQKAHGYYSADDLSGKNQSLKCQRSGCNGDLKQYQFVSVHSCGEIRRLYPQKCPDHGDKHIVLDTQDSQRAQNFKWRCDICGWNTRVSYYQNCGCDYVPPAHEDDPDEDKMYTTVHRAGSTYYPHYLTTVNLHTSGIGHLRGSEDGSRKALAKHLGLSESPLSAVNMNEGIEGAEIDDDRKIEVYQSEPDVESLAEAEEWLREHGEIDSQTVGEAITDLIDLESGDDAEEMTDAGDELLQYVLSLEELTAHTIGELETDARREGFPQKADKIATYFDDLGRLGFRDVRVIEDFPVQTFVYGYTRGGREEDEARLNAFSQNASSGDGTPIFVDTSETEATQFDLDPARVLLWLAINIPGTSDQNAVRGRITLPEVLEDPSEADIERAQATIDDLSEAEQWAFLLNHLDPVDQYGRFETALDDTVEGQVTEYVFKLLHTLSHILLKQASTISGFNRTNLSEFLFPRALSLVIYTNNREEFNIGGMTTMVEQQLDDLLGQAKAHGNECMMDPVCSQRDGACLSCLHVSEISCSYFNQVLCRDYLFGSRPNTDQSIEGFWRL; via the coding sequence ATGAGCATGCAACGTAGCCGCCACCAGATCCTGTATCAGTTCCTCCCCGGGAACACGTTCGACTACAGCGATAAGCGCGGCATCTGGCAGGTGAACCGCCTCGAAACCAATGATGCAAGCGGCCAAGTCGACCGGGAGTATATCGTTGACCGCGTGTTCGCCCGAGCGAAGAACTGGGACGGTGGTGAAGAAGGATTCACCTCAAGCAAATCGGGCCACTACGATTTCGCTGCACCCGAGGAGGTTCGGGCACGCCCCTTCCCGACGACGTTCTACTGCACGAGTTGCCAGAAGGCTCACGGGTACTACTCGGCAGACGACCTCAGCGGGAAGAATCAGTCACTGAAGTGCCAGCGCTCGGGCTGTAACGGCGACCTGAAACAGTATCAGTTCGTCAGCGTGCACAGCTGTGGGGAGATCAGGCGGCTGTACCCCCAAAAGTGCCCCGACCACGGTGACAAACACATTGTCCTCGACACCCAAGACAGCCAGCGAGCACAGAACTTCAAGTGGCGATGTGACATCTGTGGCTGGAACACCCGGGTGAGCTACTACCAGAACTGTGGCTGTGACTACGTCCCGCCGGCTCACGAGGATGACCCGGACGAAGACAAGATGTACACCACCGTCCACCGTGCGGGCTCGACGTACTACCCGCACTACCTAACTACGGTGAACCTCCATACCTCGGGTATCGGGCACCTCCGGGGGAGCGAAGACGGCTCTCGGAAAGCACTGGCCAAGCACCTCGGCCTCTCTGAGTCCCCCCTTTCGGCTGTCAACATGAACGAGGGAATCGAGGGCGCCGAAATCGACGACGACCGGAAGATCGAGGTCTATCAGAGCGAACCGGACGTCGAGTCACTAGCCGAGGCCGAGGAGTGGCTCCGCGAGCACGGCGAGATCGACAGCCAGACTGTCGGTGAGGCCATCACTGATCTGATCGACCTAGAGTCGGGTGACGACGCTGAGGAGATGACCGACGCCGGCGACGAACTCCTCCAGTACGTGCTCAGTCTCGAGGAGCTAACTGCCCACACGATTGGCGAGCTGGAGACCGACGCCCGTAGGGAGGGATTCCCCCAGAAGGCCGATAAAATCGCGACCTACTTCGACGACCTCGGGCGTCTCGGCTTCAGGGACGTCCGCGTTATCGAGGACTTCCCCGTCCAGACCTTCGTCTACGGCTACACCCGCGGCGGGCGCGAAGAGGATGAGGCCCGACTGAACGCCTTCTCACAGAACGCAAGCAGCGGGGACGGCACGCCGATCTTCGTCGACACCTCGGAGACAGAAGCGACGCAGTTCGATCTCGACCCGGCTCGGGTGTTGCTCTGGCTGGCCATCAACATCCCGGGGACCAGCGACCAAAACGCGGTCCGGGGACGCATCACGCTCCCGGAAGTCCTGGAGGACCCCTCGGAAGCCGATATCGAGCGCGCACAGGCAACCATCGACGACCTCTCAGAAGCTGAGCAGTGGGCGTTCCTGCTGAACCATCTCGACCCCGTCGACCAGTACGGCCGGTTCGAGACTGCCCTCGATGACACTGTCGAAGGGCAGGTGACGGAGTACGTCTTCAAACTCCTGCACACGCTCTCGCATATCCTGCTCAAGCAGGCGAGCACTATCAGCGGGTTCAACCGGACGAATCTGAGCGAGTTCCTCTTCCCCCGAGCGCTGTCGCTGGTGATCTACACCAACAACCGCGAGGAGTTCAACATCGGCGGAATGACGACGATGGTTGAACAGCAATTGGACGACCTGCTCGGCCAAGCGAAAGCACACGGCAACGAGTGTATGATGGACCCCGTCTGCTCCCAGCGCGATGGGGCCTGTCTCTCGTGCCTTCACGTGAGCGAGATCAGTTGTTCGTACTTCAACCAGGTCCTCTGTCGAGACTACCTGTTCGGGAGTCGGCCGAACACGGACCAGTCCATCGAGGGCTTCTGGCGGCTGTAA